One Myotis daubentonii chromosome 3, mMyoDau2.1, whole genome shotgun sequence genomic window carries:
- the LOC132230531 gene encoding signal recognition particle 9 kDa protein codes for MPQFQTWEEFSRAAEKLYLADPMRARVVLKYRHSDGSLCIKVTDDLVCLVYRTDQAQDVKKIEKFHSQLMRLMVAKESRSVAMETD; via the coding sequence ATGCCGCAGTTCCAGACCTGGGAGGAGTTCAGTCGCGCGGCCGAGAAGCTCTACCTCGCCGACCCCATGAGGGCACGTGTGGTTCTCAAATATAGGCATTCTGATGGGAGTTTGTGTATTAAAGTAACAGATGATTTAGTTTGTCTGGTGTACAGAACAGACCAAGCTCAAGATGTAAAGAAGATTGAGAAATTCCACAGTCAACTGATGCGACTTATGGTAGCCAAGGAATCCCGCAGTGTTGCCATGGAAACGGACTGA